The DNA window GGGAAATTTTATGCTTTCCGGCTGAAAGGTGAACTTGAAGAGGATTGCTCCATCCCCAGTTGCTCCACTCATGCTTCCCTCTTTGGGGGAATATACTAACTCCGGCTTTTTGTCCATCGATAAAGAGGGTACGGATTGCACATTCATTTTCGGTATTGGTGGGATTATCTCCTTTTTCATTTCCTAAAAAGATGGAACTATCCAAAGCGCTAGATTGCTAGACTTGTGCTAGACTTTCTTATTTTAGTCTAGCGGTGTTAAGATGCCTATAATCAGGTTTTTATGTGGGTAGTGCTAGACTGCTAGACTTTTTTGTGGATTTTTAATTTTATTATGAAGGTTTTATGTCGTTAATTGATTTTTCTAAATGAATAGCAATGCTGCAATTTATTTAGTTTCTTTACTTCAAGAATATTCTACCATTTTCCGAGAAAGGAATCAGATAATTTTAATGGTGGACAATCTCGGTATGAAGGAACTACCTTTGAACTGTGGATTTGGGTGAAACTAGTCAAAAAAGATGTTGCTAATATAAATAATATTTTTACCTTTGAGATGCAAGAAATAAAACAACTGAAATTAATACGTATATAATCACCAAAGGATTTAATCAAATCAAAAATCCATTGAATAGATTGGAAATTATATAACATATTGCATATAATAAATATAGAAACAAATTCAAATAGAACAGTTATGAAATTTAGTAACGTAAGATTATTAGTCAAAGACTACAAAAAATGCTTCAAATTTTACACAGAACAATTAGGGTTTGAACCTCTTTGGGGAGATGAAAACGGATGTTATGCTTCATTTAAAGTGGCAGACGGGATTGAAGGATTTGCCATTTTTGTTTCTGATTTTATGGTCCCAGCTGTTGGAAATGACGAAAAAGCACAACCGATTGGTTATAGAGAAAAATCAATGATTGTTTTTGAAGTAGAGAATGTGGATGATACCTATCAAGCATTTTTAGAAAAAGGCATTAACTTTATTAATGAACCGACTGATATGCCCGATTGGGGAATGAGAGTTGTTCACTTGCGAGACCCGGAAGAAAATTTAATTGAGTTTTTTACACCTTTGGCTGCACAGTAATATGAATTGGGAACCGTGGACAGGTTGTTATAAAATAAGCGATGGTTGCACTTACTGCTATTTCTATGGTCCTTTCTCAAAACGTTGCGGACAAAATAATGTATATAAAACGAACGAATTTGATAAACCTATAGCTAAAACGGCAAAAGGAATATATAAAATTCAAAGTGGAAAGATTGTTGCGACTTGTTTCGCAAGCGATTTTTTTATTGCAGAAGCTGATGAATGGCGTACAGAAGCTTGGGCAATGATAAAGAAACGATCTGACCTTGACTTTTTGATTTTAACTAAACGCATCGACCGCTTTAATATTTCTCTCCCAAACGATTGGGGTGATGGATATGATAATGTGAATATAGGGTGCACAATTGAAAATCAGGAATCAGCTGATTATCGACTGCCTTTGTTTCTATCCTACCCAATTAAAAGGAGATTTATAGCAGCTGCACCACTTTTGGGCGCTATTGATATATCGGCTTATCTTGACGGAATTGAGCATGTTACCGTAGGTGGTGAAACAGGACGAGAAGCTCGTGTATGTAATTACGATTGGGTTTTAGATATTAGGGAGCAATGTGTTAAAGCTGGAAAAACTTTTTGGTTTAAAAACACAGGTTCGTTTTTTAAATATGACGGCACGGTTCAAAAAATCAATCCATTCAAGCAGAGTTGTGTAGCAAAAGAATTTGGAATTAATATTTTAAACGGCAAAAAGCTATTTTAATCATATCAAAAACAGAAGGAGTTATAATAAAAAAAAGGGTACAAATTGCGCATTTTCTAATCCTTCTTAACAGATTTGAGCAACAACCGCAAAAGATGGTTCCATATATTAAATCACATTTTATGTGTAGAAAAT is part of the uncultured Bacteroides sp. genome and encodes:
- a CDS encoding VOC family protein, with protein sequence MKFSNVRLLVKDYKKCFKFYTEQLGFEPLWGDENGCYASFKVADGIEGFAIFVSDFMVPAVGNDEKAQPIGYREKSMIVFEVENVDDTYQAFLEKGINFINEPTDMPDWGMRVVHLRDPEENLIEFFTPLAAQ
- a CDS encoding DUF5131 family protein — encoded protein: MNWEPWTGCYKISDGCTYCYFYGPFSKRCGQNNVYKTNEFDKPIAKTAKGIYKIQSGKIVATCFASDFFIAEADEWRTEAWAMIKKRSDLDFLILTKRIDRFNISLPNDWGDGYDNVNIGCTIENQESADYRLPLFLSYPIKRRFIAAAPLLGAIDISAYLDGIEHVTVGGETGREARVCNYDWVLDIREQCVKAGKTFWFKNTGSFFKYDGTVQKINPFKQSCVAKEFGINILNGKKLF